The following are encoded in a window of Streptomyces griseiscabiei genomic DNA:
- a CDS encoding alpha/beta hydrolase — MTHPDAVAATLVAERPSLSMRLFSAVLSRRGRRREGTPADVAADRRLLRRLTSLARVPRGVKLTEEVISGVPVLRASSGAARARGTVLYLHGGAYVAGSARDCVNAAHLSADGGPDLVSVEYRLAPEHPYPAAVDDALAVYRELVRAPGPDRLVVVGESAGGGLALALLQKAREEGLPMPAAVVPVFPWVDLTLSGASATANIGRDMLTRSHLLEAADGYADGRDPRDPGLSPLFGSFRGFPRTYVPVGRHDLLLDDARRLVARMRAEAVQVVLDEWPGTIHGFVRVPSAEGRQCRRRIQDFVHEALPGAASAVGAERSQSFRDNGPMGA, encoded by the coding sequence GTGACTCACCCCGATGCCGTCGCCGCGACGCTCGTCGCCGAGCGCCCCAGCCTGTCCATGCGGCTCTTCAGCGCGGTGCTCAGCCGACGAGGACGCCGCCGGGAAGGTACGCCGGCCGACGTGGCCGCGGATCGTCGGCTGCTGCGGCGCCTCACGTCCCTGGCTCGCGTACCCCGAGGCGTGAAGCTGACCGAGGAGGTGATCTCGGGCGTCCCGGTGCTGCGCGCGTCATCCGGAGCAGCGCGGGCCCGCGGCACCGTCCTGTACCTGCACGGCGGGGCCTATGTGGCCGGCAGCGCCCGGGACTGCGTCAACGCAGCCCACTTGTCCGCCGACGGCGGTCCCGACCTGGTCAGCGTCGAGTACCGGCTCGCACCCGAGCACCCCTACCCCGCCGCGGTGGATGACGCGTTGGCCGTCTATCGGGAACTGGTACGCGCTCCCGGCCCGGATCGACTGGTGGTCGTCGGCGAGTCGGCCGGCGGCGGCCTGGCGCTGGCCCTCCTGCAGAAGGCCCGCGAGGAGGGTTTGCCGATGCCGGCCGCCGTAGTGCCGGTCTTCCCCTGGGTCGACCTGACGCTCAGCGGCGCGAGCGCTACGGCGAACATCGGACGCGACATGCTCACCCGCTCCCATCTGCTGGAGGCAGCGGACGGGTACGCCGACGGGCGTGATCCGCGCGATCCCGGACTGTCACCGTTGTTCGGTTCTTTCCGCGGCTTCCCGCGCACCTACGTTCCGGTGGGCCGGCACGACCTCCTGCTCGACGACGCACGGCGGCTGGTGGCGCGGATGCGCGCCGAGGCCGTCCAGGTCGTCCTCGATGAGTGGCCGGGAACGATCCACGGTTTCGTCCGAGTGCCCTCGGCGGAGGGGCGGCAGTGCCGCCGGCGGATACAGGACTTCGTGCATGAGGCTCTCCCCGGGGCAGCCTCCGCGGTCGGCGCGGAACGTTCCCAGAGCTTTCGCGACAACGGTCCGATGGGCGCATGA
- a CDS encoding alpha/beta hydrolase encodes MPTSHKAALVAAGLVVSLCLPTAQAAAAPDRSPAAALDRYYDQRPTWHRCGAKGQYPAALRCATVKVPLDYTRPTGPTVRVEMSRLRTSVPGKRRGVLLTNPGGPGSGGLDPSGLKEAMPKSVLDRYDLVGFDPRGLGASSPLNCGLTKNELNWPRAYTTKSFREDTALARGFASKCVARDRARLPYLTTRNTARDMDVIRGVLGEKRISYFGLSYGTYLGAVYTQLFPSRSDRVVLDSSADPNRFGRGTYQAMAKGVEPAFQDWTRLVARRDGTYHLGDTPAKVRAAFFHLIARADRTPLKYNGSDLDYEDRAVTGVDIRDSLRQMFFYDPYQAARDVVSLRKARATRPDPQPSDGRADTTDANIEALHWAVMCADNSASWPRDPARYRHDAISDGRRLPLYGDFTSNITPCAFWPRGAEPATRVGNTVRALVLQNQWDSQTPAASGRAMHRALHGSRLVQVQGGRDHGVYGVPGTPACATKTVNTYLVTGRLPGADLTCRA; translated from the coding sequence ATGCCTACCTCACACAAGGCCGCCCTCGTCGCGGCCGGACTGGTCGTCAGTCTGTGTCTTCCCACCGCGCAGGCGGCCGCCGCACCCGACCGTTCCCCGGCCGCTGCCCTCGACCGCTACTACGACCAGCGCCCCACCTGGCACCGCTGCGGCGCCAAGGGGCAGTACCCCGCCGCGTTGCGGTGCGCCACCGTCAAGGTGCCGCTCGACTACACCCGGCCCACCGGACCCACGGTGCGCGTGGAGATGTCCCGGCTGCGCACGAGCGTGCCCGGCAAGCGGCGCGGTGTGCTGCTGACCAACCCGGGAGGGCCGGGAAGCGGAGGGCTGGACCCCTCGGGGCTGAAGGAGGCCATGCCCAAGAGCGTCCTGGACCGGTACGACCTCGTGGGCTTCGATCCCCGCGGTCTGGGCGCCAGCAGCCCCCTCAACTGCGGCCTCACCAAGAACGAACTGAACTGGCCCCGTGCGTACACCACCAAGTCCTTCCGCGAGGACACCGCTCTCGCCCGCGGCTTCGCCTCGAAGTGCGTCGCCCGGGACCGCGCCCGGCTGCCGTATCTGACCACCCGTAACACCGCCCGGGACATGGACGTCATCCGCGGCGTCCTGGGCGAGAAGCGCATCTCGTACTTCGGCCTGTCCTACGGCACCTACCTCGGCGCTGTGTACACCCAGCTCTTCCCGTCCCGCAGCGACCGCGTCGTCCTCGACAGCTCGGCGGACCCGAACCGCTTCGGACGGGGCACCTACCAGGCCATGGCCAAGGGCGTCGAGCCCGCGTTCCAGGACTGGACCCGTCTGGTCGCCCGCCGGGACGGCACCTACCACCTCGGTGACACCCCCGCGAAGGTCCGCGCCGCCTTCTTCCACCTCATCGCCCGCGCCGACCGCACACCGCTCAAGTACAACGGCAGCGATCTCGACTACGAGGACCGGGCCGTCACCGGCGTCGACATCCGCGACTCACTGCGGCAGATGTTCTTCTACGACCCCTACCAGGCCGCACGCGACGTCGTCAGCCTCCGCAAGGCCCGCGCCACCCGCCCGGACCCGCAGCCGTCCGACGGCCGCGCCGACACCACCGACGCCAACATCGAGGCGCTCCACTGGGCGGTCATGTGCGCCGACAACTCCGCCTCCTGGCCCCGCGACCCGGCCCGCTACCGGCACGACGCCATCAGCGACGGTCGTCGCCTCCCCCTCTACGGAGACTTCACCTCCAACATCACCCCCTGCGCCTTCTGGCCGCGCGGCGCCGAACCGGCCACACGTGTCGGCAACACGGTGCGCGCACTCGTCCTGCAGAACCAGTGGGACTCCCAGACACCGGCGGCGAGCGGCCGGGCCATGCACCGCGCCCTGCACGGCTCACGCCTCGTCCAGGTCCAGGGCGGACGGGACCACGGCGTGTACGGCGTCCCGGGCACCCCCGCCTGCGCCACCAAGACGGTCAATACCTACCTGGTCACAGGCCGCCTGCCCGGCGCCGACCTCACCTGCCGCGCCTAG